The sequence GTGACGGTGATAAGTTTGAACTGCCAGGAAGTTAGAGTTGTCCAGCTGAACTTCATCCCCAGGTTTTATTTTGGATAAAATATCTAATGGAACTGTTGGAGCTAATCCCACTTTATCATCTACAATTTTTGTAATTTGAATAGAAGCCCCAGCAGCTTCACCTGTCAGAATCATTAAATCACCTCCAAGAAACTGTAATTCAGGCATAATATCCTCCAATTGAAAAGCTTCTGGTTTTTCCCCTTTGTCGCCTGTATTTTTCCAGGAATTATCCGCGCTTCCTCTATCCGCATCCGACATTGCTTCACTAATCCCAAGCTCAACAGACTCTTCATACGCGATTAATGCTTTTATTTTACTCTTCTTTTGAATACGAAAACCATCAAAGGATTGAGGATTGTCGTATCCTAAATAACCGGGTTTATTCCAAAAGTCTTCAGTAAAGTAATTTTGGTCAGCCATAACAACTCCAGGGTAAAGAACAAGGAATCCATGAATTCCCATTTCTTTATAACCATACCATGCCTTCGGTGGAAATCCCATTCTTGTTACCTCTTTGAGTGCCGCTTTTTCTTCTTCATTTAATCCTGCATACATATCTCCACTGCCACCGGGTTCAAGGGCATCAACAATTTGCGGGAACTTGTCTTTTAAAATCCGCATGGCGTGCATGCGAACGGTAAATACGTTTGGAATGGCCACCGGTGAACCCAATACGTAAGGCACACACCCGTCCCAAACACCAGATGTATTTTCAATTCCTCCAACGGTACGGTAAGCACCGCCGCTACCTCCGAATGAATAACCATACGGACGCTCACCTCCGAATAACTTTTGAGCCACAACTCTTGAAAACTGAGCCGAAGCGGCATTGGCGCGGTAAGCCCCTATGGTTGGATCATTTGCCATAGGGTTAGACATATCGGTTTTACCTCCCCCGTTTGTTTCAATAAAATACGCTCCGCTAGCTACTGAGAAACCAATTTTATCATTTTCTCCTGTTGCACCCTGAGATATATTTTCGTTATCAGGAAATGGTGTTATATATTGGAAAAATCGGCCTTCGTATTGTTCCTTTGGAGGGAAGTAGAAGGAAAAACGAGTTTCGGTACCTTCAAAACCACCGTGCACATAACGATGTTTAACAGGTACATCACGCCATTCATCAACATCAACAAAAGGCTGGCTAAACAGGGTGTCTGCTGTTTCAAACTGAAATTCGGTTTCAACAAGGTTTTTCTGATTGTCTGCACAGTTTGCAAAAAGCAATACTGCAAACAAAAAAATAGTGGTTTTGATTATTCTCATAATTTATGTTTTATTTTGGTAATACTGTTATAATCATTCGCTTAAAGGCAGTAAGGCGCGGTTTTCCACGGTCGGTTACCTGAAGAATAATGTGAATGGTTTCGGGTTTGCATACATCAGGTGCAGTAAATTGAATTTTCTCTTTATCAAAAATATCAAACTGCACTATGCCGTTGTAGGTTCCGGCTTCGTTGAATTGCTGCCACACAATATCAACCGGCAACCAGCCCGATACACTTTCTGCCAGTTCCTCATCGCTCTGTTCCTCCTCTGTATCGGTAAGAAAGGGGTAAAAGCGCACCAGTTCCGACAGTTGAATTGAATCACTATCGCTAATTTCAGTTTCGATGGTAACCGTTTCGCCCGAGCGACTCGTTTGATCGCGGCTTCCAATCATCTTAATTGTTGGATAATGGTTTGCATCCTCGTATTTTTCGGTAATACTCCACGATAACCTCGCCTGGAAATCGCGATTGGCATACTCAACCCATCGCCAATAATCGCCTTCACCGGCATCGCGGTAAAGGTTTTCGTACCCTTCTACTTTGTAAAAACGGCCTCCCCAACCTCCGTAAGTGGGATTCTCGTGACTTCGCAATCCATTTTGCAGCACGTACAAAAACGATGGCGAATCGCCCTCGCTTACATAGGGCTGCGGGTAAAGCGCACCGAGTGGCCCGTAATTATTCTGAACCTGTTGAATAAATGGGAAAGTAAAAGTTTGACTTCCATAAGCCCAGGTTTTATAAAAATAATGCGACAAAAGGATGGTTGCTTTGGGATGATACTTCTCGATGTAACTTCCCGCACCATCCTGGTACCAGATACTGTAAAGAATTACTTTCGAAACCGCTTCATCGTATTGTTCGGGATAATCGGTTTGTAATTTATATAACGCCCGCGCTAATGTATTTGAACCGCCCCAGGTTGTAAAATAAACGGGGCGCGAATCATCTTTCAGAAGGACTTCTACAATTCTTTCTGATCCGGGAGTGTCTGCCCAATTGGCAGGATCGATTTCAGGTTCCATTCCGGGTACTCGTTTGTACGAATCGTTATGCACTACGAGGTGCGTTGTATCTTCATCGCCAACATAAGCAATACTTCTTAAAAAATCAGCAGTAGGATATTCCGGGTCGTGAACTTTTAAATTGGGATACACCTGCTCGTAAGCATCCAACTGTATTTCGAGCCATTTGTCTGCACTCCTACCAAAATGCTGGTGTACAGAGTTGGTTTGAATAATGGCCTCAACATCCAGTTCGTTGGTATAAAATAAAAAACGTACCATAGAACTGCGGTCGTCTATTTCGCCATCGGTCATAACAATTACACGTGGTTTTTTGGGTTCACTTGCTTTTAATAGGTTTGGAGATAAAAAGATTGCAAATAGAAATATTATGTATTTACATCGTTTCATATTTACGTTTTATTTATTATGAATAGCCAGAAACATTATACTCCTGGCCGGTATTATAATTTCTCCCGCTTTTTTATTTTCTCCTTTAACTTCAGGCAAGGTATCGTCGGAGTTTAATTCCATTATTTTACCATTTAACCTTACCGTTTTCGACAAAATATCATCGGCGGTTAAGAGGTATTGTTGTGCCTGTATTGGTATTTCAACGGTAGTTTCCATTTCAGTTGGATTTACTACCATTACTGCTTT comes from uncultured Draconibacterium sp. and encodes:
- a CDS encoding DUF1593 domain-containing protein yields the protein MKRCKYIIFLFAIFLSPNLLKASEPKKPRVIVMTDGEIDDRSSMVRFLFYTNELDVEAIIQTNSVHQHFGRSADKWLEIQLDAYEQVYPNLKVHDPEYPTADFLRSIAYVGDEDTTHLVVHNDSYKRVPGMEPEIDPANWADTPGSERIVEVLLKDDSRPVYFTTWGGSNTLARALYKLQTDYPEQYDEAVSKVILYSIWYQDGAGSYIEKYHPKATILLSHYFYKTWAYGSQTFTFPFIQQVQNNYGPLGALYPQPYVSEGDSPSFLYVLQNGLRSHENPTYGGWGGRFYKVEGYENLYRDAGEGDYWRWVEYANRDFQARLSWSITEKYEDANHYPTIKMIGSRDQTSRSGETVTIETEISDSDSIQLSELVRFYPFLTDTEEEQSDEELAESVSGWLPVDIVWQQFNEAGTYNGIVQFDIFDKEKIQFTAPDVCKPETIHIILQVTDRGKPRLTAFKRMIITVLPK